From a single Nicotiana tabacum cultivar K326 chromosome 8, ASM71507v2, whole genome shotgun sequence genomic region:
- the LOC142163139 gene encoding uncharacterized protein LOC142163139 has translation MPKTIKEYTDADRKAVEKNFRAKNILVCEIGPNEYNRISACETAKEIWEALQIAHEGTTQVKQSKIDMLTIEYELFRMKDDESIQDMHTRFTSIINKLHSLGEVIPKNKLVRKILSILPSSWESKVNTITKAKDLQELTIHELVGNLKTYEMKRKIGKDRDMAYLTKRF, from the coding sequence ATGCCAAAGACCATAAAAGAATACACTGACGCAGACAGGAAAGCTGTGGAGAAAAATTTTCGTGCCAAAAATATTTTGGTGTGTGAAATAGGACCTAATGAATACAATAGAATCTCTGCTTGTGAAACTgccaaggagatatgggaagctttGCAAATAGCACATGAGGGAACCACTCAAGTAAAACAATCTAAGATTGATATGCTCACTATCGAGTATGAACTCTTTAGGATGAAGGacgatgaatctattcaagatatgcacacaagattcacttccatcataaatAAGTTACACTCACTTGGTGAAGTCATTCCCAAGAACAAGCTAGTGAGGAAGATTCTTAGTATCCTACCCAGTTCATGGGAGAGTAAAGTGAATACTATTACTAAAGCAAAGGATTTGCAGGAGCTGACCATACACGAGCTGGTTGGAAATCTGAAAACCtacgagatgaagaggaagataggca